Proteins from a single region of Desulfovibrio sp. JC022:
- a CDS encoding phosphatidylserine decarboxylase yields the protein MSKKSLFLILSCLVLLCFPYVSFGADYNIPDDCPCKESISELVESYEGDQVFKLLIDEVFQNIQPTPVGYRTGGNPWQGKGFADLVPFFVEWCSFLPEAKGSGDNGLLYIEQMDLFAYNNPFGRAAFQTPPGIMIFDNFVKERGEFLNSKPSTKYVAQWLADPRIEKEEYVLPDPKAADGGFKSYNEFFSRKFKNINKVRPQTMPQRDYVIGAPTDAIVNTIPAKLVAETATIPTKGMQVLNIKQLLAGSKHWEKFVGGTAMSCILMPNTYHHYHAPVGGKVIETRLIDGALLGMEGFPKFVPTSGNVGYYGASFGAFESYQRGYFIIDTGKYGLVGVVPVGLSTVGSVIFEEKFLKADSPVAIERGDELGHFLYGGSLVILIFEPGKYKSGAIKVRLGNQIGIFDTSSNK from the coding sequence ATGAGCAAAAAAAGTTTGTTTTTGATTTTAAGTTGTCTGGTTCTTCTTTGTTTCCCATATGTTAGCTTCGGTGCAGACTACAACATCCCGGATGATTGCCCTTGTAAGGAGTCTATTTCGGAGTTGGTGGAATCTTATGAAGGGGATCAGGTTTTTAAACTACTCATTGACGAGGTTTTCCAGAACATACAGCCGACCCCGGTAGGTTACCGCACCGGGGGCAATCCTTGGCAGGGTAAAGGTTTTGCGGATTTGGTTCCTTTCTTTGTTGAGTGGTGCTCATTTCTGCCTGAAGCAAAGGGAAGTGGAGACAACGGACTTCTATATATCGAACAGATGGATCTTTTTGCTTACAATAACCCGTTTGGAAGGGCCGCATTTCAGACTCCTCCCGGGATTATGATTTTTGACAATTTCGTCAAGGAACGCGGGGAGTTCCTGAACAGCAAACCGTCTACAAAATATGTCGCACAGTGGCTGGCCGACCCGCGCATTGAAAAAGAGGAGTACGTTCTGCCTGATCCCAAAGCTGCTGATGGTGGGTTTAAGTCATATAATGAGTTTTTTTCACGTAAATTTAAGAATATAAATAAAGTCCGTCCTCAGACAATGCCGCAGCGAGATTATGTAATCGGAGCGCCCACGGATGCCATTGTGAATACCATCCCGGCGAAGCTTGTTGCGGAAACAGCGACTATTCCGACCAAGGGCATGCAGGTTTTGAATATCAAGCAGTTGCTGGCCGGATCGAAACATTGGGAAAAATTTGTGGGCGGTACTGCCATGTCCTGCATTTTGATGCCCAATACCTACCATCATTACCATGCCCCGGTGGGCGGAAAGGTTATCGAGACCCGGCTGATTGATGGTGCTTTGCTGGGGATGGAAGGTTTTCCGAAGTTCGTCCCGACTAGCGGAAATGTCGGTTACTATGGGGCCAGCTTCGGTGCATTTGAAAGTTACCAGCGCGGCTATTTTATTATTGATACCGGAAAATACGGCCTTGTCGGGGTGGTCCCGGTGGGACTGAGTACCGTGGGATCGGTGATTTTTGAGGAGAAGTTTCTTAAAGCCGATAGTCCGGTTGCTATCGAGCGCGGCGATGAATTAGGGCATTTCCTCTATGGTGGTTCACTGGTGATTCTGATTTTCGAACCGGGGAAATATAAGTCCGGGGCAATCAAGGTCCGGCTGGGGAATCAGATCGGTATTTTTGA
- a CDS encoding type II toxin-antitoxin system RelE/ParE family toxin produces the protein MNLLKQTHKFKKWLKKLRDNRAKARIMMRIKRAQNGNFGDSAPVGEGVSEMRIDYGPGYRVYYMQHKEKVYLLLSGGDKSTQQEDINKAIQMAKEIRGNHE, from the coding sequence ATGAACCTACTCAAACAAACGCATAAATTCAAAAAATGGCTCAAAAAATTGCGAGACAACAGGGCTAAAGCGAGAATTATGATGCGTATTAAAAGAGCCCAAAATGGCAATTTTGGAGACTCAGCCCCAGTAGGCGAAGGCGTTTCAGAAATGCGCATAGACTACGGACCGGGATACCGCGTATACTACATGCAACATAAAGAAAAGGTATACTTACTCCTTTCCGGTGGAGACAAATCAACACAGCAAGAAGATATTAATAAAGCAATACAGATGGCAAAAGAAATAAGAGGTAATCATGAGTAA
- a CDS encoding addiction module antidote protein → MSNIMIEEFDAADFLDNEEVIAEYLNEAIESGDPDLFISVLADIAKARSISEIAKKTNLSRTSLYKALAPGKQPRFSTIFKIVNALGISLHALAPVSKDLHTDLEEQTNIEHNQSEIMHWSRIETKKEHFDFQCLDLFISAKNSITTQQSETIENEPIYIYAKEKIDPKKHTQGINLNVYAKKVDTLYNFDSEYNKHCLNTQH, encoded by the coding sequence ATGAGTAACATTATGATAGAAGAATTTGATGCGGCTGACTTCTTAGATAATGAAGAGGTTATTGCAGAATACCTTAATGAAGCAATAGAAAGTGGCGACCCCGACCTCTTTATTTCAGTACTTGCAGATATTGCTAAAGCAAGAAGCATTTCTGAAATTGCTAAAAAAACTAATCTAAGCAGAACAAGTCTGTATAAGGCTCTGGCTCCTGGCAAACAACCTAGATTTAGCACAATTTTTAAAATCGTTAATGCTCTAGGAATATCTCTGCATGCCTTAGCACCTGTATCTAAAGATCTACACACTGACTTAGAAGAACAAACTAATATAGAACACAATCAATCAGAAATTATGCATTGGTCACGCATAGAGACAAAAAAAGAACATTTTGATTTTCAATGTCTGGATCTTTTTATTTCAGCAAAGAATTCAATCACAACACAACAATCAGAAACTATAGAAAATGAACCAATATACATATACGCTAAAGAAAAAATAGACCCAAAAAAACACACTCAAGGTATAAACTTAAACGTATATGCGAAAAAAGTTGACACATTGTACAACTTCGATTCTGAATACAATAAACATTGTTTAAACACACAACACTAA
- a CDS encoding protein-export chaperone SecB, which produces MKILDIRCLHFCFSVKPINKDIKTALKTDISFSTQYNEEQKTCTVIMDVTSDNTEESPILLQISYGGTFDLEDITPEHPEYKRITSVDLPATIFPYIREHIQDTARRSKIERIDMPFVNFADANK; this is translated from the coding sequence ATGAAAATATTAGATATACGTTGCTTACATTTTTGTTTTAGTGTTAAACCGATAAATAAAGACATAAAAACAGCCTTAAAAACAGATATAAGCTTTTCAACTCAATATAATGAAGAGCAAAAAACATGCACTGTTATAATGGACGTCACAAGCGACAACACTGAAGAAAGTCCAATTCTTTTGCAAATCAGCTATGGTGGAACATTTGATCTTGAAGACATAACTCCGGAACATCCTGAATATAAAAGAATAACATCAGTTGATCTCCCTGCAACCATATTTCCTTATATAAGAGAGCATATTCAGGACACAGCCAGAAGATCAAAAATTGAACGCATTGACATGCCGTTTGTTAATTTTGCAGATGCAAACAAATAA
- a CDS encoding DEAD/DEAH box helicase, whose product MLIEISKDLTITDAPEELIDEIKEALTLMNPDYLNAIKYRGRVGKRIPKFIKMWSGDRKKRLHCPRGFGIELHQIAKAADVEPEYKDKRRELDPVDFSFNGELRPYQQEALNSFANQTQGLLEAGTGAGKTVMALALIAQRKQPCLIIVHTKELLLQWIDRINQFLGIEAGQVGGGKFKLKDITVATIQTARNRLDDLKKTFGHIIVDECHRTPASTFQKVVKNFDAKYLTGLSATPYRADGLDKMINMTLGPVVHRVNPDLLRNTGAILKPEIFTVETAFRFAGNASEEYPLMMTAIAENYPRNKIIASCVKKELKQNPGTMLMVADRTAHLDALSDLLFDQGVEVAVLTGKTPTGEREEIIADLNAGKIKVLASTASLIGEGFDCSGLSTLFLCSPIKSKGRLVQIIGRILRPADGKRPRLYDFVDLEVGVLKHSAGLRQKIYEEIA is encoded by the coding sequence ATGCTGATCGAAATTTCAAAAGACCTGACCATTACCGATGCCCCCGAAGAACTCATAGATGAAATCAAGGAAGCCCTGACCTTGATGAACCCGGACTATCTCAACGCCATTAAATACCGGGGCCGGGTCGGGAAACGCATCCCAAAATTTATCAAGATGTGGTCCGGGGACCGTAAAAAGCGGTTGCATTGCCCGCGCGGATTCGGCATCGAACTGCACCAGATAGCCAAGGCTGCCGATGTGGAACCTGAGTACAAAGATAAACGGCGGGAACTTGATCCCGTGGATTTTTCTTTCAATGGTGAGTTGCGTCCCTATCAGCAGGAGGCCCTGAATTCCTTTGCCAACCAAACGCAGGGACTGCTCGAAGCGGGCACCGGAGCAGGTAAAACAGTCATGGCTCTGGCCCTGATCGCCCAGCGCAAACAACCCTGCCTGATCATCGTGCATACCAAAGAACTGCTCTTGCAATGGATCGACCGCATAAACCAGTTTCTGGGAATTGAAGCCGGACAGGTTGGCGGCGGAAAATTCAAGCTGAAAGATATCACCGTAGCGACCATCCAGACTGCCCGAAACCGTTTGGATGACCTGAAAAAAACATTTGGTCACATCATAGTGGATGAATGCCATCGCACCCCGGCCAGCACATTTCAGAAAGTAGTCAAAAATTTCGACGCAAAATACCTGACCGGACTCTCTGCCACGCCTTACCGTGCGGACGGACTGGACAAAATGATCAACATGACCCTTGGCCCGGTAGTTCACCGGGTAAACCCCGATCTGCTGCGCAATACCGGGGCCATCCTCAAACCGGAAATTTTCACCGTGGAAACTGCGTTCAGATTTGCCGGTAATGCCTCCGAAGAATACCCGCTCATGATGACCGCCATTGCTGAGAATTATCCGCGAAACAAGATTATTGCTTCCTGTGTAAAAAAAGAACTTAAGCAAAATCCCGGAACCATGCTTATGGTAGCCGACCGCACAGCCCATCTTGATGCGCTCTCTGATCTTTTGTTCGATCAAGGCGTAGAAGTGGCAGTATTGACCGGAAAGACTCCCACAGGCGAACGCGAGGAAATCATCGCAGACCTGAACGCTGGAAAAATTAAAGTGCTGGCTAGTACTGCATCGCTTATCGGTGAAGGATTCGACTGTTCAGGACTTTCTACTCTTTTCCTCTGCTCCCCCATCAAATCCAAAGGACGATTGGTCCAGATCATCGGCAGAATCCTGCGCCCCGCAGACGGCAAGCGTCCCCGGTTATATGACTTCGTAGACTTAGAAGTCGGAGTTTTGAAGCATAGTGCGGGACTTAGGCAGAAGATTTATGAAGAGATAGCTTAA
- a CDS encoding AraC family transcriptional regulator — translation MSFQDRNPLDRLKEALDDGAVSEGVNETFLEEVTLFRVSEHKPKVPLIYEQCFCIAVQGHKHCHLTDSTFTYGEDEFLVVPAIVPLDIEVVPEGDNPLLSVTVSLDFEMIQELVESINQYDKQALGKVSASSGIYFEPMTDDIIEPTIRLLNALKSRKEANIFGRQILREIYYHILMGKNGHLLASAAFGESDYALIAKSLRFIHDSYDSGIDIDKLAADANMSVRSFYNHFKAVTALTPVQYLKRIRLEKARQFMVVQGEQASSAAHLVGYESPSQFSREFKRHFGFTPREAVRNS, via the coding sequence ATGAGTTTTCAGGATAGGAATCCGCTGGACAGATTAAAAGAAGCCCTTGATGACGGGGCGGTAAGCGAAGGGGTGAATGAAACTTTTCTGGAAGAGGTGACTCTTTTCCGGGTTTCAGAGCATAAACCTAAGGTCCCGCTGATTTATGAGCAGTGCTTTTGCATTGCCGTGCAGGGCCATAAGCATTGTCATCTGACGGATTCCACCTTCACTTACGGGGAGGATGAATTTCTGGTGGTCCCGGCCATTGTTCCCCTTGATATTGAAGTGGTGCCTGAAGGCGATAATCCGTTACTCAGTGTGACTGTATCACTCGATTTTGAGATGATTCAGGAACTTGTGGAATCTATAAATCAATATGATAAGCAAGCTCTCGGCAAAGTTTCCGCATCCTCCGGTATTTACTTTGAGCCCATGACTGATGATATCATCGAACCGACAATCCGTTTGCTTAACGCCTTGAAATCCCGCAAGGAAGCTAATATTTTCGGCAGACAGATACTTCGCGAAATTTACTACCATATTCTCATGGGTAAGAATGGACACCTGCTGGCTTCCGCCGCTTTCGGGGAATCAGATTACGCCTTGATCGCCAAGTCCCTGCGCTTTATTCACGATAGTTACGACAGTGGAATTGATATTGATAAGCTTGCGGCGGATGCAAATATGTCCGTGCGTTCATTTTATAATCATTTCAAGGCCGTAACCGCGTTGACTCCGGTGCAGTATTTAAAGCGCATCCGCTTGGAAAAAGCCCGCCAATTCATGGTTGTCCAAGGAGAGCAGGCCAGTTCTGCCGCCCATCTGGTGGGCTACGAAAGTCCTTCGCAGTTCAGCCGCGAATTCAAACGCCATTTCGGGTTCACGCCGCGGGAGGCTGTGCGGAATAGTTAG
- a CDS encoding iron-containing alcohol dehydrogenase, with the protein MLNFSFYNPTNIVFGEGQLQELDNLVPKNAKVLITFGGGSAKKTGLLDRVHAELAKSNRSVIEFGGIPANPRFEVLMDAIKIVRDEQIDFILAVGGGSVIDGTKFIALAAPAKEYEGREGELMRFGFTPVPVDSAVPFGTVLTLPATGSEMNNGAVISDGEDKLPVFSTHTFPKFSILDPKITFTLPKTQVANGVVDTFIHTIEQYLTFPAEGRFQDRTAEGILQTLIEIGETTVNEPENYDARANLVWCSTMALNGLIGAGVPQDWTTHMIGHELTALTGLDHGKTLAVMQLANWKVRREQKREKLIQYAERVWDIREGDDDARIDQAIAKTEEFFNSLEMATRLSDYEIGADIVDRVVAGLEKHGMTQLSERGDVTLEVSRKMLETAL; encoded by the coding sequence ATGCTTAATTTTTCCTTTTACAATCCGACCAATATTGTTTTCGGCGAAGGCCAGCTTCAGGAATTAGACAATCTTGTCCCTAAAAATGCAAAAGTCCTGATCACCTTCGGCGGAGGCAGTGCCAAGAAAACCGGTCTGCTCGACCGAGTTCATGCAGAGCTTGCCAAAAGCAACCGCAGTGTAATCGAATTCGGCGGAATTCCTGCCAACCCGCGTTTTGAAGTTCTCATGGATGCAATCAAAATCGTCCGCGATGAGCAGATTGATTTCATCCTCGCAGTGGGCGGCGGCTCTGTTATTGACGGCACCAAGTTCATCGCGCTGGCAGCTCCGGCAAAAGAGTACGAAGGCCGCGAAGGTGAGCTGATGCGCTTCGGCTTCACTCCGGTACCTGTTGATTCTGCTGTTCCCTTCGGAACCGTGCTGACCCTTCCGGCTACCGGATCTGAAATGAACAACGGCGCGGTGATCAGTGACGGCGAAGACAAACTTCCGGTCTTCTCCACCCACACATTCCCCAAATTTTCCATTCTCGATCCGAAAATTACTTTCACACTGCCTAAAACTCAGGTGGCGAACGGTGTTGTTGATACTTTCATCCATACCATCGAACAATACCTTACCTTCCCGGCAGAAGGACGTTTTCAGGACCGCACCGCAGAAGGTATTTTGCAGACCCTGATCGAAATCGGCGAAACAACCGTCAATGAGCCGGAAAACTACGATGCCCGCGCCAACCTTGTCTGGTGTTCCACCATGGCCCTCAACGGCCTCATCGGTGCAGGTGTGCCGCAGGACTGGACCACCCACATGATCGGCCACGAGCTGACCGCCCTTACCGGGCTGGATCACGGCAAAACCCTCGCAGTAATGCAGCTTGCCAACTGGAAAGTACGCCGTGAGCAGAAACGTGAAAAACTCATCCAGTACGCCGAACGGGTCTGGGATATCCGTGAAGGCGATGATGACGCACGCATTGATCAGGCCATTGCCAAGACTGAAGAATTCTTCAACAGCCTCGAAATGGCAACCCGCCTTTCTGACTACGAAATCGGCGCAGACATAGTTGACCGCGTAGTGGCCGGACTGGAAAAGCACGGCATGACCCAGCTCTCCGAACGCGGGGATGTTACTCTTGAAGTGTCACGCAAAATGCTGGAAACAGCACTTTAA
- a CDS encoding FAD-dependent oxidoreductase: MSARKIVVIGGSAAGPKAAARSKRLDAGAQVTLLQKAPELSMASCGYPYYIGGNFNERNALLATPTGVVRDEGFFAAAKGVNAKVNTEVTAIDRQNKCVSCTDVLSGEQSTVDYDKLVICTGATPRRPPIPGIELEGVRSLSEMRDADKLRELVDSGEVKDAVIVGGGLIGIEVCEALSESGMNVNVVEMLSQLLMFLDWEIAKLVEKHVASKGVTVHTDNGVAEFVGENGKLTGVKLNDGSVVPCELAVVAIGVVPNAKLAADAGIELGDFGGIAVDEFMRSSDPDIYAAGDCVEINHRITGKKTFAPYGDLANLEARVVADNIARGDKHKFPGTVNSGICKVFDLSAGATGLSEQRAKAEGYEVITATNASPDKPGFMGAKLLVSKMIADANTGRVLGFQCVGPGEVNRQLAEAAMAVMNGNTIYEIGMADLPYAPPFSLAIDHFITTSHILDNKMAGQMTGISNAEVKQKLDAGEKPFILDVRAPNEFEEMCLNVGENLIPLGKLRSELDKLPQDKDAEIITFCKISMRGYEAQRVLEANGWTNVKVMEGGIMAWPFKVEM, from the coding sequence ATGAGTGCCAGAAAAATAGTCGTAATCGGCGGTTCAGCTGCCGGACCGAAAGCCGCGGCCCGTTCCAAACGTCTTGATGCCGGGGCACAGGTTACCCTGCTTCAGAAAGCACCGGAACTTTCCATGGCTTCCTGCGGTTATCCGTACTACATCGGCGGTAATTTTAATGAGCGTAACGCTCTGCTTGCCACGCCCACCGGGGTGGTGCGCGATGAAGGCTTTTTTGCCGCTGCCAAAGGTGTGAACGCCAAGGTCAACACTGAGGTCACAGCCATTGATCGTCAGAATAAATGCGTTTCCTGCACTGATGTTCTGAGCGGTGAGCAGTCCACCGTTGATTACGACAAACTGGTCATCTGCACCGGAGCCACCCCGCGTCGTCCGCCTATTCCGGGTATTGAACTTGAAGGTGTGCGTTCCCTTTCAGAGATGCGCGATGCGGATAAGCTGCGTGAGCTGGTTGATTCCGGCGAAGTTAAAGACGCGGTTATTGTCGGCGGTGGGCTGATTGGAATCGAGGTTTGCGAGGCTCTTTCCGAGTCCGGTATGAATGTGAATGTTGTGGAAATGCTTTCCCAGCTGCTCATGTTTCTTGACTGGGAGATTGCCAAGCTGGTGGAAAAGCATGTGGCTTCTAAAGGTGTAACTGTACACACTGATAACGGTGTGGCTGAATTTGTCGGTGAAAACGGAAAGCTTACCGGGGTTAAACTCAACGATGGTTCCGTGGTACCCTGCGAGCTGGCCGTGGTAGCCATCGGCGTGGTGCCTAATGCCAAACTGGCGGCTGATGCCGGAATTGAACTGGGTGATTTCGGCGGTATTGCGGTTGATGAGTTCATGCGCAGTTCCGACCCGGATATCTATGCTGCGGGTGACTGCGTTGAAATCAACCACCGCATCACCGGAAAGAAAACTTTTGCTCCCTACGGAGACCTTGCCAACCTTGAGGCCCGCGTGGTTGCGGATAACATTGCCCGCGGGGATAAACATAAATTTCCCGGCACGGTTAACAGCGGCATTTGCAAGGTCTTCGATCTCAGTGCCGGAGCTACCGGACTTTCAGAACAGCGTGCCAAAGCTGAAGGGTACGAGGTTATCACCGCCACCAATGCCAGCCCGGATAAACCCGGTTTCATGGGCGCCAAGCTTCTGGTTTCCAAGATGATTGCCGATGCGAATACCGGACGTGTACTTGGTTTTCAGTGCGTAGGTCCCGGTGAGGTTAACCGCCAGCTGGCCGAAGCAGCCATGGCTGTCATGAACGGCAACACAATTTATGAAATCGGCATGGCTGATCTGCCGTATGCGCCGCCGTTTTCTCTGGCAATTGACCATTTTATCACCACATCACACATCCTTGATAACAAGATGGCCGGACAGATGACCGGGATTAGCAATGCCGAAGTGAAGCAGAAGCTGGATGCCGGTGAAAAACCGTTCATTCTGGATGTGCGTGCACCTAATGAGTTCGAGGAAATGTGTCTTAACGTGGGTGAAAATCTCATCCCGCTCGGCAAGCTGCGCAGTGAACTTGATAAGCTGCCGCAGGACAAGGATGCCGAAATCATCACCTTCTGCAAGATTTCCATGCGCGGTTATGAGGCTCAGCGGGTACTTGAAGCAAACGGCTGGACCAACGTCAAAGTCATGGAAGGCGGTATTATGGCTTGGCCTTTTAAGGTTGAGATGTAA
- a CDS encoding extracellular solute-binding protein, whose protein sequence is MKKLITFAITAIMVTAWSAAAFASEVVVYSARKEHLIKPLFEAYTAETGVKVKYITGKAGALLERIKAEGANTPADLFITVDAGNLWHAASEGVLAPVKSAILEKNIPAHLRDPENRWAGLSVRARTIVYNKNKVTPEELSTYEALSDAKWKGRLLLRTSKKVYNQSLVASFIAEKGEAETEGIVKSWVNNMPVAPFSSDTKTLEAVVAGVGDVAVVNTYYFGRLLKKNPDLPLTIFWPNQKTSGVHMNVSGAGVTAHAKHKEEALKLLEWLSSEKAQGKFASLNMEYPVNPEVKPDPVVAAWGEFKGNPMNVSKYGEYQAEAIKLMDRAGYK, encoded by the coding sequence ATGAAAAAACTGATTACCTTTGCTATCACAGCAATTATGGTCACGGCATGGTCCGCAGCAGCATTTGCTTCTGAAGTAGTAGTCTACTCAGCACGCAAAGAGCATCTCATCAAACCTCTTTTTGAGGCTTACACAGCTGAAACCGGAGTTAAGGTCAAATACATTACCGGAAAAGCCGGTGCCCTGCTCGAACGCATCAAGGCAGAAGGCGCAAACACCCCGGCGGACCTCTTTATCACTGTTGATGCAGGCAATCTCTGGCATGCAGCCAGCGAAGGCGTGCTGGCCCCGGTAAAATCCGCAATCCTTGAAAAGAACATACCCGCCCACCTGCGTGATCCTGAAAACCGCTGGGCCGGACTTTCCGTGCGTGCACGTACAATCGTTTACAACAAAAACAAGGTAACTCCAGAAGAACTCAGCACCTACGAAGCCCTCAGTGATGCCAAGTGGAAAGGCCGCCTCTTGCTCAGAACTTCCAAAAAGGTATACAATCAGTCCCTCGTGGCGTCCTTCATTGCTGAAAAAGGTGAAGCTGAAACCGAAGGAATCGTTAAGTCATGGGTAAACAACATGCCTGTTGCGCCTTTCTCCAGCGACACCAAAACCCTTGAAGCTGTTGTGGCCGGCGTGGGCGATGTGGCAGTGGTCAACACCTATTACTTCGGTCGGTTGCTCAAAAAGAACCCCGACCTGCCCCTCACAATCTTCTGGCCCAACCAGAAAACCAGCGGCGTGCATATGAACGTTTCCGGTGCAGGCGTTACCGCCCATGCCAAGCATAAAGAAGAAGCCCTTAAACTTCTTGAATGGCTTTCCTCTGAAAAAGCACAGGGCAAGTTCGCTTCCCTGAATATGGAATATCCCGTTAACCCCGAAGTTAAGCCCGATCCGGTTGTTGCCGCGTGGGGAGAATTCAAAGGTAATCCCATGAACGTCTCCAAATACGGTGAATATCAGGCTGAAGCAATCAAACTCATGGATCGCGCCGGATACAAATAA
- a CDS encoding iron ABC transporter permease: MAQEITHNPAGGIPPAPRRTNIRIKSPAWFALAGALALVAAAPLLVILSFLLSPDQEIWSHLAENVLGTLAVNTALLLTCIIPLTAISGVGLGWLTGACEFPGRKFFSWALVLPFAIPPYVFAFVYLGIFDFMGPVQSFIRSVFPSMGFIDIRNFGGVSLILSLAFYPYVYLMSRSAFMTQGRTAIEAARTLGHSPAKAFFKIALPMARPFIAAGLVLVCMESLADFGAVSIFNYDTFTNAIYKAWFGMFSLESAAQLSSILAIIVLTALVAEQKMRSRMRYTEAGRSNKTERLRLSGPWKWLAFASCSTMFFLAFALPCIKLMQWGFEAIETDLTRYIEYGMNTLLLGITGAAVTTMAALALAFAKRNDPGPLMNWSSRIATLGYALPGTVLAVGIFIPAAWLDSTIATFFKPAGIDTSNMIQGSLGLMIAAYGVRFLAAGFGAVDSAIQRITPSIGEAARTLGATGISMLRRIYIPMLRKGLLTGAILVLVDVMKEMPITLMMRPFGWDTLAVKIFEYTSEGEWELAAVPAVLLILVGLFPVILLTRQMDK; encoded by the coding sequence ATGGCTCAAGAAATTACTCACAATCCCGCCGGGGGAATACCTCCAGCCCCCCGGCGGACGAATATTCGCATCAAGTCTCCGGCATGGTTTGCCCTTGCCGGAGCACTTGCGCTTGTGGCCGCAGCTCCGTTGCTGGTCATTCTCAGCTTTCTGCTTTCACCCGATCAGGAAATCTGGTCCCATCTGGCTGAAAACGTGCTGGGAACTTTAGCTGTAAACACAGCCCTGTTGTTGACATGCATCATTCCCCTGACCGCCATCAGCGGGGTAGGGCTTGGCTGGCTGACCGGAGCCTGTGAATTTCCCGGACGTAAGTTTTTCTCATGGGCACTTGTGCTTCCCTTTGCCATCCCGCCGTATGTTTTTGCCTTTGTTTATCTTGGGATTTTCGACTTCATGGGACCGGTGCAATCATTCATCAGATCTGTTTTTCCATCCATGGGATTCATTGACATCCGCAACTTCGGCGGGGTTTCGCTGATCCTGTCCCTTGCATTCTACCCATACGTCTACCTCATGAGCCGCAGCGCGTTCATGACTCAGGGACGCACTGCCATTGAAGCGGCCCGGACTCTGGGCCATTCTCCGGCAAAAGCATTTTTCAAAATAGCCCTGCCCATGGCCCGCCCGTTTATTGCCGCCGGGTTGGTCTTGGTCTGTATGGAGAGCCTCGCGGATTTCGGGGCGGTTTCCATCTTCAATTACGACACTTTCACCAACGCCATCTACAAAGCATGGTTTGGGATGTTTTCCCTTGAAAGCGCGGCCCAGCTTTCCTCAATACTTGCGATCATCGTCCTCACTGCGCTGGTAGCTGAACAAAAAATGCGCTCAAGAATGCGCTACACAGAAGCCGGACGCAGCAATAAGACTGAACGACTAAGATTATCCGGTCCATGGAAATGGCTGGCTTTTGCAAGCTGTTCAACCATGTTCTTTCTGGCCTTTGCCCTGCCCTGCATCAAACTCATGCAATGGGGATTTGAAGCCATTGAAACTGATCTGACGAGATATATTGAGTATGGAATGAACACCTTGCTGCTGGGGATTACCGGAGCAGCAGTCACAACAATGGCTGCGCTGGCCCTTGCCTTTGCCAAAAGAAATGATCCCGGCCCGCTTATGAACTGGTCGAGCCGCATTGCCACCCTCGGCTATGCCTTGCCCGGAACAGTGCTTGCGGTGGGCATCTTTATCCCTGCGGCATGGCTGGACAGCACCATAGCCACATTTTTCAAACCCGCAGGCATCGACACCAGCAACATGATTCAAGGATCTCTGGGCCTGATGATTGCGGCATACGGGGTACGGTTTCTAGCTGCCGGATTCGGTGCAGTAGACAGTGCCATCCAACGCATAACGCCCTCAATCGGGGAAGCGGCCCGTACCCTCGGGGCAACCGGGATAAGCATGCTGCGCCGGATTTACATCCCCATGCTCAGGAAAGGACTGCTCACCGGAGCGATCCTCGTGCTGGTCGATGTGATGAAAGAGATGCCCATCACCCTGATGATGCGCCCCTTCGGCTGGGACACTCTGGCGGTAAAAATTTTCGAATACACTTCCGAAGGGGAATGGGAGCTTGCGGCTGTTCCGGCTGTGCTTCTCATCCTTGTAGGATTATTTCCGGTAATACTGCTCACCAGACAGATGGATAAATAG